ATAGACTTGGCCAACTAGGAAGTGTCCTTTGTCATGTATACGTATGACCTTTCTGTTCTTCTAACTATCTTATTTTCTTCTGTCTTCCCTTCCCATGTGACAACTTTTGTATTTCCgaacagaaaaattaaatacagaactAATGAATCAGTGTTTTAAATCTTCCCGCCTCGAGATATTTTGTTACATCTCGTGTGCATCATTGTCTTTGACGTCATGTTCGTCTGTCATGGCGGCCTAGCAACGTGCCCTCTTTCATGACATTATTTCATGAAGCCAGTGTCCTCTGGTTCCACTTCGTGGATCTACTACGTAATCGTCTGTGGCATTCCACCGTCATATTTACCCGTCATGGGAACCTAGCAACGCTCACTACTCGGATGGTATCACTGTCTTTACCCATTCCCTCCCTTATTGCTTGAGGTCAATACGCATTTATCACCCTCTACCGTCTTGTCTTACAAGTGACGCATTAACTACTAATGCATGAACATGCTTACCCCTAATCCTGGACAATCCTTTATGCTCCCGGCGATGTAATCCATATTGCGAGTGACCACACTTCCATTATAACACAAGTGAATGTTTTCAGTGAACTTTTGCTCTATCTCTGCCAGCGAGAAAGCACACATGGCTGACATCCGGGCAGGTTGAAAAGTGTGGTCAGTAGCACCTTTACTAAACACGCCGACTAAAACATCACTTCCTGTAGGGATCTGACACTTATTTGCCAAGTTGGAGCCTGCAGCAACAATACTTGCATCCTGAAGTATATTGTAATCGGTACCATCTTTACTAACACACTGCAACGTTACTTCTGTGTAAGTGTTATAACCAGCATCGGACGCACACACACGCGCCAGACGCGTGACGTATCCCCATTCCTCCAGCGCCCTCAAGTGAGATTTTCTTTGAACAgtacaaaagtaaacaaaatctcCAGAGCAGAACCCATAGATGTAATTAACGAGATAGTAATCCCTAAGGTGTGAACTAATGTCAACTCGAGAAATAGTGGAAAAAGACTTTTCAATGATCCCAAAAGGTTTGTCTGGTCCGTCAGCCAGGCTACGACTAGTAATAGCAGGAACCATATCTCTGTATGGCCCTAATCGACTGTTGGTGGCTCCTACGTAAAGGACTCGTGAAATATTGTCAAGATAAGGAGCTGTACCTATGAAGGCGTAAGTGGAAGAACTTCCATCATTAGCAGCTACAGGAACTGGAACTAGATCTTCATAATGTGATACGTTTATCAACTGATGACGTCGACACGCCCCCTGGTGAGCACTCCCACAAACTATTAGCATACTATTTTTATCATCTATGACTAGAATTTTATTGAAGTTAGCCATGTACGTCTTCTCCTGATTACGACAGTAGATTGGGGAACACTGGACGCTGTCCAGTACAGGTCCCGTTTGAACTTTAGCTTCCATGATTAAGGAATTGTTGAACTGATATATCCAGTTCGTGGCTCCTAAATACACGCGGCCAGAATGGAAGTCCACCGCGATGTGAGTAAAGTTGACAGTTCTGTTAAATGTTCTGTAGACTTTATAGATACTGCTGTCTCTCGAAACTTCAGCTTTGCACCACAAACACAACAGCAGATACAACACCTCCAGAACATAAAACACACCACACCCCCAGTAACTTCGTATCCTCACTCCGCTGTGCGTTACTTTGACCATACGAGAGAGGGCGCCCTCACGCCACGAGTCTGACATTGCGAGGGACTGTGGATGAAATCTCAGGTGTCAGTAGAAGTTTCTCCCGGCCAAATCTAAGAGACAAAACGATTTTATTGATACGAAAATCTAAACAGTATTGGAACTTGAAGAACAACAACCATACAAGTACACTGGTTCTTAAATCTCAGCAGTAAAACTAGAATATTAATAGTATtacacaacaaaacatttatttgtttaagacTCATAACGTAGGTAAATTAATATGTCGAATTATAAACGATTTTTGTctacgttaaaatacttttattaagaGCTTTCTGTCCTTTTACCGGAACTTGTAACGGACAACAATGCACTGTTAGACCACTTACCTTGTTGCTAAGACAGTCTTTCTAAGTGATTacgttaaaatatacattaacacTAAAAACTTCTTATT
This sequence is a window from Tachypleus tridentatus isolate NWPU-2018 chromosome 5, ASM421037v1, whole genome shotgun sequence. Protein-coding genes within it:
- the LOC143250357 gene encoding plexin-B-like yields the protein MSDSWREGALSRMVKVTHSGVRIRSYWGCGVFYVLEVLYLLLCLWCKAEVSRDSSIYKVYRTFNRTVNFTHIAVDFHSGRVYLGATNWIYQFNNSLIMEAKVQTGPVLDSVQCSPIYCRNQEKTYMANFNKILVIDDKNSMLIVCGSAHQGACRRHQLINVSHYEDLVPVPVAANDGSSSTYAFIGTAPYLDNISRVLYVGATNSRLGPYRDMVPAITSRSLADGPDKPFGIIEKSFSTISRVDISSHLRDYYLVNYIYGFCSGDFVYFCTVQRKSHLRALEEWGYVTRLARVCASDAGYNTYTEVTLQCVSKDGTDYNILQDASIVAAGSNLANKCQIPTGSDVLVGVFSKGATDHTFQPARMSAMCAFSLAEIEQKFTENIHLCYNGSVVTRNMDYIAGSIKDCPGLGEGGNVFDFCGEPLKINGSIPLTVFAAIEDRNVTYKAVTTTTTAEHTLAFVGTDDGRLKKMLLSSKDMAEEFEEVFIDPGHPILSDIHLDPTEKFLYIASPYTLSKVVIDRCQQYTTCEGCLESRNPYCGWCSLERRCTVKMECQNATLTYGYKSTRWLSMETQKCIDVQSVDPDMIPLDAMVEIKLVINQLPKLPNDAHYLCIFGNSTPTTANSIESGLSCRTPLLKERPVVQPGNDHVIVDLAIRSSETNTDFLHIPFKLYDCSVHKTCMKEIIDVVWYSVKRLETKLRLSVDTLND